A single region of the Halorussus gelatinilyticus genome encodes:
- a CDS encoding sodium:calcium antiporter yields the protein MVVSTLIPVVVFLVGIALVVWSVEEFVEHVAEAAVNLGVSTFLLTVVLAGTDLENAVLGIAAAAGDLPDVALGTVFGEALFVLGAAVGLAGVAVPFEESTPREYLALTALSPALLALLSLDGRLSRLDGALLLVAFAPLLWAVYRLESSRSTRFLEAEDAEEIEADGRGADADVDADADADANTDATADATDDADDADDERELLEVGLVLLAIVGMTAGSQLAVMGARDILAAFDLVGLAFGATVMSFIASLEELLLTVEPVREGRPAVGIGNVVGSTLFFVTANAGAIALVRTLDLSAAVFAVHWPFFLGALALVLAFLFRGRVGRAEGAVLLAVYAGYWAANYLP from the coding sequence ATGGTCGTCTCGACGCTGATTCCGGTCGTCGTCTTCCTGGTCGGCATCGCGCTGGTCGTCTGGAGCGTCGAGGAGTTCGTCGAACACGTCGCCGAGGCCGCGGTGAATCTGGGCGTCTCGACGTTCCTGCTGACCGTCGTCCTCGCCGGGACCGACCTCGAAAACGCCGTGTTGGGAATCGCGGCCGCCGCGGGCGACCTGCCGGACGTGGCGCTGGGCACCGTCTTCGGCGAAGCCCTGTTCGTCCTCGGCGCGGCGGTCGGACTCGCGGGCGTGGCGGTCCCCTTCGAGGAGTCCACGCCCCGCGAGTATCTGGCGCTGACCGCGCTCTCGCCAGCGCTCCTCGCACTCCTTTCGCTCGACGGCCGACTCTCGCGGCTCGACGGCGCGCTCCTGTTGGTCGCGTTCGCGCCGCTCCTCTGGGCGGTGTATCGGTTGGAGTCGTCGCGCTCGACGCGGTTTCTGGAGGCCGAGGACGCCGAGGAAATCGAGGCGGACGGGAGAGGTGCCGACGCCGACGTTGACGCCGACGCAGACGCCGACGCCAATACCGACGCCACCGCGGACGCCACCGACGACGCCGACGACGCCGACGACGAGCGCGAACTGCTCGAAGTCGGTCTCGTCCTGCTCGCCATCGTCGGGATGACCGCGGGGTCCCAACTGGCCGTGATGGGTGCCCGCGACATCTTGGCCGCGTTCGACCTCGTGGGACTGGCGTTCGGCGCGACGGTGATGAGCTTCATCGCCAGTCTGGAGGAGCTACTCCTCACGGTCGAACCCGTCCGCGAAGGGCGGCCCGCCGTCGGCATCGGCAACGTCGTCGGGAGCACGCTCTTCTTCGTCACGGCGAACGCGGGCGCGATCGCGCTCGTCCGGACCCTCGACCTCTCGGCGGCCGTCTTCGCGGTCCACTGGCCGTTCTTCCTCGGGGCGCTGGCGCTCGTGCTGGCGTTCCTCTTCCGCGGGCGCGTCGGCCGGGCGGAGGGCGCGGTCCTCCTCGCGGTGTACGCGGGGTACTGGGCCGCGAACTACCTGCCGTGA
- the ligA gene encoding ATP-dependent DNA ligase LigA produces MQFGEFADTAAEIEELSADTDITERVTRLFAQAGDDLPVLARFVQGRVFPAWSSRTLDIGPNYCYEAIARAAGANVSADDVEDRLAEVGDVGEVAASYDFGGQQGLGAFTGGGAGGAGGGSGGTDANDLTVAEVAVELDALAAAEGSGSQDKKIDVLFALFNRASSAEARYLARLVLSEMRIGVGEGTVRDATADAFEVPVEAVERALQVSNDYGEVARVARDEGESGLAAMDLELGRPVQAMLAQAGTVADALDDWDEAAVEWKYDGARVQIHYDPDGLSWDAADDGADPTRSDATADREVAIFSRNMEDVTDPLPEIAEYVADRLDRPAILDGEVVATEDGDPLPFQEVLRRFRRKHDVARAREEVELDLFAFDCLHAAGEDLLRTPLPERHDRLKSVFDAESESDAEDGSEASAVSSLHITDDPEEIAEIEAEALDAGHEGIMLKNPDSTYSPGRRGKNWLKRKPDVESLDLVVTGAEWGEGRRASFLGTFLLSARVEAGESFETLGKVATGITDEELEELTELLEPHVRKQEGQEVEIAPEVVFEVGYEEIQESPTYSSGYALRFPRFLGVRDDKDPESADSLARVERLADEQ; encoded by the coding sequence ATGCAATTCGGGGAGTTCGCCGACACCGCCGCCGAAATCGAGGAGCTGAGCGCCGACACCGACATCACCGAGCGGGTCACGAGACTGTTCGCGCAGGCCGGCGACGACCTCCCCGTGCTGGCCCGGTTCGTGCAGGGCCGCGTCTTCCCGGCGTGGTCCTCGCGGACGCTCGACATCGGGCCGAACTACTGCTACGAGGCCATCGCGCGGGCCGCCGGCGCGAACGTCTCGGCCGACGACGTGGAGGACCGCCTCGCCGAGGTGGGCGACGTCGGCGAGGTGGCCGCGAGCTACGACTTCGGCGGCCAGCAGGGACTGGGCGCGTTCACCGGCGGCGGTGCGGGCGGCGCAGGCGGCGGCTCCGGCGGAACCGACGCGAACGACCTGACCGTCGCGGAAGTCGCCGTGGAACTCGACGCGCTCGCGGCCGCCGAGGGGTCGGGCAGTCAGGACAAGAAGATAGACGTGCTGTTCGCGCTGTTCAACCGCGCTAGCTCGGCGGAGGCTCGCTATCTCGCCCGGCTCGTCCTCTCGGAGATGCGCATCGGCGTCGGCGAGGGCACCGTCCGCGACGCCACCGCCGACGCCTTCGAGGTGCCCGTCGAGGCGGTCGAGCGCGCGCTCCAGGTCTCGAACGACTACGGCGAGGTCGCTCGCGTCGCCCGCGACGAGGGCGAGTCGGGCCTCGCGGCGATGGACCTCGAACTCGGCCGCCCGGTGCAGGCGATGCTCGCGCAGGCGGGAACCGTCGCCGACGCGCTCGACGACTGGGACGAGGCCGCCGTCGAGTGGAAGTACGACGGCGCGCGCGTCCAAATTCACTACGACCCCGACGGACTGAGTTGGGACGCCGCCGACGACGGCGCGGACCCGACCCGGAGCGACGCCACTGCCGACCGCGAGGTCGCCATCTTCTCGCGGAACATGGAGGACGTGACCGACCCGCTCCCCGAAATCGCCGAGTACGTCGCTGACCGCCTCGACCGACCGGCCATCCTCGACGGGGAAGTCGTCGCCACCGAGGACGGCGACCCGCTGCCGTTTCAGGAAGTCCTGCGGAGATTCCGCCGGAAGCACGACGTGGCACGGGCCCGCGAGGAGGTGGAACTCGACCTGTTCGCGTTCGACTGCCTGCACGCCGCCGGCGAGGACCTGCTCCGGACGCCCCTGCCCGAGCGCCACGACCGACTGAAATCGGTCTTCGACGCCGAGAGCGAGTCAGATGCCGAGGACGGGTCGGAAGCGTCGGCGGTCTCGTCGCTCCACATCACGGACGACCCCGAGGAAATCGCCGAGATAGAGGCCGAGGCCCTCGACGCGGGCCACGAGGGTATCATGCTCAAGAACCCCGATTCGACGTACTCGCCGGGCCGCCGGGGGAAGAACTGGCTCAAGCGGAAACCCGACGTAGAGTCGCTCGACCTCGTTGTCACGGGCGCGGAGTGGGGCGAGGGCCGCCGGGCGAGTTTCCTCGGGACGTTCCTGCTCTCGGCGCGCGTCGAGGCGGGCGAGAGTTTCGAGACGCTCGGGAAGGTCGCCACCGGCATCACCGACGAGGAACTCGAAGAACTGACCGAACTGCTGGAACCCCACGTTCGCAAGCAGGAGGGCCAAGAGGTCGAAATCGCCCCGGAAGTCGTCTTCGAGGTGGGCTACGAGGAGATTCAGGAGTCCCCGACCTACTCGTCGGGCTACGCCCTGCGCTTCCCGCGGTTCCTCGGCGTGCGCGACGACAAGGACCCCGAGAGCGCGGACTCGCTGGCGCGCGTCGAGCGACTGGCCGACGAGCAGTAG
- a CDS encoding anthranilate synthase component I family protein, producing the protein MRTVTSREAFERLAATLDAPARIPVEVRTTVGDPYDAYRRARDEEGGVYLETTGGQDGWGYFATDPERWVQTDASETTPDGFAALDVLLDAERLVRGDCEVPYPCGAFGWFSYDLARELEDLPETTTDERGLPRLQLGVYDRVAAWREPRDGEQTELRVTCCPRISPDEDFSAAYDRAVERARDLARRASEGDAEIEGPPADAESATFRNEVGREEYAERVRRTKAFVRDGDTFQVNVSQRLVAHAAVHPVAAFAALRRVNPAPYSALVEFPGVDLVSASPELLIDCAGDRLVTEPIAGTRPRGEAPEADCELERELLDSEKEHAEHAMLVDLERNDLGKVCEYGTVEVAEYRRIDRYSEVMHTVSKVVGRRRDDASVADAVAAVFPGGTITGAPKPRTMEIIDELESTRRGPYTGAIGVVGFDERATLNMTIRTLVRAGDRYYLRVGAGIVHDSDPDAEYEETLAKGRALVRAMDDALGDDRELAVEE; encoded by the coding sequence CTCGAAACCACCGGTGGACAGGACGGGTGGGGCTACTTCGCCACCGACCCCGAGCGGTGGGTGCAGACCGACGCCTCCGAGACGACGCCAGACGGGTTCGCGGCGCTGGACGTCCTCCTCGACGCGGAGCGACTGGTCCGGGGCGACTGCGAGGTTCCCTACCCCTGCGGCGCGTTCGGGTGGTTCTCCTACGACCTCGCCCGCGAGTTGGAGGACCTGCCCGAGACGACGACCGACGAGCGGGGTCTCCCGCGCCTCCAGTTGGGCGTCTACGACCGCGTGGCGGCGTGGCGCGAACCCCGGGACGGGGAGCAGACGGAGTTGCGCGTGACCTGCTGCCCCCGGATTTCGCCGGACGAGGACTTCTCGGCGGCGTACGACCGGGCCGTCGAGCGCGCCCGCGACCTCGCCCGTCGGGCGAGCGAGGGCGACGCGGAAATCGAGGGTCCGCCCGCCGACGCGGAGTCGGCGACGTTCCGCAACGAGGTCGGCCGCGAGGAGTACGCCGAGCGCGTGCGTCGGACGAAGGCCTTCGTCCGCGACGGCGACACGTTTCAGGTGAACGTCTCCCAGCGACTCGTCGCGCACGCGGCGGTCCACCCCGTCGCGGCGTTCGCGGCGCTCCGGCGGGTCAACCCCGCGCCCTACTCGGCGCTGGTGGAGTTCCCCGGCGTCGATCTGGTCAGCGCCAGTCCGGAACTCCTGATAGACTGCGCGGGCGACCGACTCGTGACCGAACCCATCGCCGGGACCCGACCGCGCGGGGAGGCGCCCGAGGCGGACTGCGAACTAGAGCGCGAACTGCTCGACAGCGAGAAGGAACACGCCGAACACGCGATGCTCGTGGACTTGGAGCGCAACGACCTCGGGAAGGTCTGCGAGTACGGCACCGTGGAGGTCGCGGAGTACCGCCGCATCGACCGCTACTCCGAGGTGATGCACACCGTCTCGAAGGTGGTGGGTCGCCGGCGCGACGACGCCTCGGTCGCCGACGCCGTCGCCGCCGTCTTCCCCGGCGGAACCATCACCGGCGCGCCCAAGCCCCGGACGATGGAGATTATCGACGAACTCGAATCGACTCGGAGAGGCCCCTACACCGGCGCTATCGGCGTCGTCGGGTTCGACGAGCGCGCGACGCTGAACATGACCATCCGCACGCTGGTCCGGGCCGGCGACCGCTACTACCTGCGCGTCGGGGCGGGCATCGTCCACGACTCGGACCCCGACGCCGAGTACGAGGAGACGCTGGCGAAGGGCCGTGCGCTCGTCCGCGCGATGGACGACGCGCTCGGCGACGACCGAGAGCTAGCAGTCGAGGAGTGA